One window of the Labilibaculum sp. genome contains the following:
- the era gene encoding GTPase Era, protein MPHKSGFVNIIGNPNVGKSTLMNNLVGERISIITSKSQTTRHRIKGIVNGDDFQIVYSDTPGVLQPNYKLQESMMKFSTSALVDADVILYVTDVIETIDKNEEFLKKVQNSDIPVLLLINKIDLSDQEKLNKLVDRWKVTLPKAEIFPMSATENFNVPNLFNRILELLPEGPPFFAKDELTDKPSRFFVNEIIREKILTNYDKEIPYSVEVVVEEFKDEPKIINIMAVINVERTSQKGIIIGHQGKALKKVGTEARLDMEKFFGKKVFLKLYVKVAKDWRSKDSHLKDFGYNQ, encoded by the coding sequence ATGCCTCATAAATCAGGTTTTGTAAATATTATTGGAAATCCCAATGTTGGGAAATCAACCTTAATGAATAATTTGGTTGGGGAACGCATCTCAATTATTACCTCAAAATCACAAACTACGCGTCACCGAATTAAAGGAATTGTTAATGGTGATGATTTTCAAATTGTATACTCTGATACACCAGGAGTTTTGCAGCCAAACTACAAGCTTCAGGAGTCGATGATGAAATTTTCAACTTCGGCATTGGTTGATGCTGACGTTATTTTATATGTTACCGACGTTATTGAAACCATCGATAAAAACGAAGAATTCCTTAAAAAGGTTCAAAATTCTGACATTCCGGTTCTTTTGCTGATCAACAAGATTGATTTATCTGATCAGGAAAAATTAAATAAACTGGTAGACCGATGGAAAGTCACTCTTCCTAAAGCTGAAATATTCCCAATGTCGGCAACTGAGAATTTTAACGTTCCGAATTTGTTTAACCGCATTTTGGAATTATTGCCTGAAGGTCCTCCTTTTTTCGCAAAAGACGAACTAACTGATAAACCATCCCGTTTTTTTGTAAATGAAATTATCAGAGAGAAAATACTGACTAACTACGACAAAGAAATTCCATACTCGGTAGAAGTAGTTGTTGAAGAATTTAAAGATGAGCCTAAAATCATCAACATTATGGCAGTAATTAATGTGGAAAGAACTTCTCAAAAAGGAATCATCATCGGACATCAGGGGAAAGCACTGAAGAAAGTTGGAACTGAAGCCCGACTGGACATGGAAAAATTCTTTGGGAAAAAGGTATTCTTAAAACTATACGTTAAAGTTGCAAAAGACTGGAGAAGCAAAGACTCTCATTTAAAAGATTTCGGGTACAATCAATAA
- the ribD gene encoding bifunctional diaminohydroxyphosphoribosylaminopyrimidine deaminase/5-amino-6-(5-phosphoribosylamino)uracil reductase RibD — protein sequence MSKEYQYMQRAFELAKKGIGRVNPNPLVGAVIVRDDKIIGEGYHEYFGGPHAEVNAFLSAAESVEGATMYVTLEPCSHYGKTPPCAEAIAKNKIAKVVIGMLDPNPLVAGKGVKLLEDNGIEVEYGYLCEELNQLNRVFLKFIQNKIPYVMMKTAMTLDGKIASETGDSRWVSNEKSRARVHQLRNELAGIMIGVDTVIADDPMLTTRLGKGEGRNPVRIVVDSSARIPLESKILNTGVQAKTIVVVTDKADTVKIAQIEDLGNSVIIAKSRNGRVDLADLMVKLGSEGIDGILLEGGATLNFSALEAGIVDEVMSFIAPKIIGGANSKSPVGGEGIKFMKDAIELEHIKIDQLGNDLMLTGKIKKV from the coding sequence ATGAGCAAAGAATATCAATACATGCAGAGAGCCTTTGAGTTGGCTAAAAAGGGAATAGGAAGAGTAAATCCTAATCCTTTGGTTGGTGCTGTTATTGTTCGTGATGATAAAATCATAGGGGAAGGATATCACGAATATTTTGGCGGCCCGCATGCTGAGGTTAATGCATTTCTGTCTGCTGCAGAATCTGTAGAGGGTGCAACCATGTATGTGACTTTGGAGCCATGTTCACATTATGGTAAAACTCCTCCGTGCGCCGAGGCAATTGCGAAAAATAAGATTGCGAAAGTTGTTATTGGCATGCTGGATCCGAATCCATTGGTGGCGGGCAAAGGCGTAAAATTGCTCGAGGATAATGGAATTGAGGTTGAATACGGCTATTTGTGTGAAGAACTAAATCAGCTAAACCGTGTTTTTCTGAAATTTATTCAAAATAAAATTCCCTATGTGATGATGAAAACAGCCATGACTCTGGATGGGAAAATTGCCAGTGAAACGGGTGATTCCCGTTGGGTTTCCAACGAAAAATCACGGGCACGGGTTCATCAGTTAAGAAATGAACTGGCAGGAATCATGATTGGTGTTGATACGGTGATTGCCGATGATCCGATGCTGACGACCAGATTGGGAAAAGGAGAAGGACGAAATCCGGTAAGGATAGTGGTGGACAGTAGTGCCCGGATTCCTTTGGAATCAAAAATATTGAATACGGGTGTTCAGGCCAAAACAATTGTTGTTGTAACAGATAAAGCTGACACCGTAAAGATTGCACAAATTGAGGACTTAGGAAATTCCGTTATTATTGCAAAATCCAGAAATGGAAGAGTTGATCTTGCTGATTTAATGGTGAAGCTTGGAAGTGAAGGCATTGATGGAATTTTACTGGAAGGAGGAGCAACGCTTAATTTTTCGGCTTTGGAAGCAGGTATTGTTGATGAGGTAATGTCGTTTATTGCGCCTAAAATTATTGGTGGTGCCAATTCTAAATCACCGGTTGGGGGCGAAGGAATCAAATTCATGAAAGATGCCATCGAATTGGAGCATATCAAGATCGATCAGCTTGGAAATGATCTGATGCTGACAGGGAAAATAAAAAAAGTGTAG
- a CDS encoding riboflavin synthase, whose product MFTGLIEEIGKIKSIQGGGKSIRLTVSARKIMDDVKLGDSIATNGICLTVVSFNSTGFSADVMPETMSRTNFGLLGAGSRVNLERALRVGDRMGGHMVSGHVDGLGEVVGKEQDDNAIWVSIAAPKNILKYVVEKGSVAIDGISLTVAYVDEKIFKVSIIPLTQEDTTLTSKKKGEKVNLECDMTAKYIEKFMLHRDEESAQVEKSDISMNFLKENGFA is encoded by the coding sequence ATGTTTACAGGTTTAATTGAAGAAATAGGAAAGATTAAGTCCATTCAAGGTGGAGGCAAGTCAATTCGATTGACTGTTTCGGCCCGTAAAATTATGGATGATGTGAAGCTGGGTGATAGTATTGCAACCAATGGAATTTGTTTGACGGTGGTTAGCTTTAATTCTACTGGGTTTTCGGCAGATGTTATGCCGGAGACAATGAGCCGAACAAATTTCGGATTGTTGGGAGCAGGAAGTCGTGTGAATTTGGAGCGGGCTCTTCGCGTTGGCGACCGGATGGGTGGTCATATGGTAAGTGGGCATGTTGATGGATTGGGTGAAGTTGTAGGCAAAGAGCAAGACGATAATGCCATTTGGGTTAGCATTGCCGCACCTAAAAATATTTTAAAATATGTTGTGGAGAAAGGTTCTGTTGCTATTGATGGTATCAGCTTGACAGTGGCCTATGTGGATGAGAAAATTTTTAAAGTTTCAATTATTCCGCTTACACAGGAAGATACAACTTTAACTTCTAAGAAAAAGGGAGAAAAAGTAAATCTGGAATGCGATATGACTGCAAAGTATATTGAAAAATTCATGCTTCATAGAGATGAGGAAAGTGCTCAGGTGGAGAAATCGGATATTTCGATGAATTTCCTGAAAGAGAATGGGTTCGCATAA
- a CDS encoding bifunctional 3,4-dihydroxy-2-butanone-4-phosphate synthase/GTP cyclohydrolase II has product MKFHTIEEAIEDIKLGKMIVVVDDEDRENEGDLLMAAEMVTPEAINFMARQAGGLICMPIVKERLDELNIDMMVYHNTDAKQTAFTVSIDAADCSTGISAHERAHTIQKVFDKNAKPEDFTRPGHIFPLVARKNGVLVRAGHTEAAVDLARMAGLYPAGVICEIMNEDGTMARVPQLREYIKKHDLKMITIADLIEYRRQTESVIEKVTETAMPTKHGEFRAHGFVNKITGEHHVALVKGDIDTSEPVLVRVHSECLTGDAFGSMRCDCGDQLQEALRRIEEAGRGVLLYMRQEGRGIGLINKLKAYQLQDMGMDTVEANLALGFKADLRDYGIGAAILAELGVKDLILMTNNPLKVAGLKGYGLKIVAREEIEMTCNEKNEFYMQTKMNKMGHLLHQDVKWNLQNDDKSIK; this is encoded by the coding sequence ATGAAATTTCATACAATTGAAGAAGCGATCGAAGACATCAAATTAGGGAAGATGATTGTGGTGGTTGACGATGAAGATCGTGAAAATGAGGGTGATTTGTTGATGGCAGCGGAAATGGTTACTCCTGAGGCAATCAATTTTATGGCCCGACAGGCTGGAGGATTGATTTGTATGCCAATTGTTAAGGAGCGTTTGGATGAGTTAAATATCGATATGATGGTGTACCATAATACTGATGCAAAGCAAACGGCCTTTACCGTAAGTATTGATGCTGCAGATTGTTCAACCGGTATTTCTGCCCACGAACGTGCGCATACAATACAAAAAGTGTTTGATAAGAATGCCAAACCGGAAGATTTTACCCGTCCGGGACATATTTTTCCTTTGGTAGCGCGTAAAAATGGAGTTCTGGTTCGTGCAGGACACACCGAAGCGGCTGTTGATCTGGCAAGAATGGCTGGATTGTATCCGGCAGGCGTAATTTGTGAAATTATGAATGAGGATGGAACCATGGCCCGTGTTCCTCAGCTCAGAGAATACATCAAAAAGCATGATTTAAAAATGATTACGATTGCTGATTTGATTGAGTATCGCAGACAAACAGAGAGTGTAATCGAAAAAGTAACTGAAACAGCAATGCCAACAAAACATGGCGAATTTAGAGCTCATGGTTTTGTCAATAAAATTACCGGTGAGCATCATGTTGCTTTGGTAAAAGGAGATATTGATACTTCTGAACCAGTGTTGGTTCGGGTGCATTCTGAATGTTTAACCGGTGATGCGTTTGGTTCTATGCGTTGCGACTGCGGCGATCAGCTGCAGGAAGCTTTGCGGAGAATCGAAGAGGCTGGCAGAGGTGTGTTGTTATATATGCGTCAGGAAGGCAGAGGTATTGGTTTAATCAATAAATTGAAGGCTTATCAACTTCAGGATATGGGGATGGATACTGTTGAGGCAAACCTGGCATTGGGATTTAAAGCCGATTTGCGTGATTATGGTATTGGTGCTGCTATTTTAGCCGAATTGGGAGTTAAAGATTTGATTTTAATGACTAATAACCCACTGAAAGTTGCTGGTTTAAAAGGTTATGGATTGAAAATTGTTGCTCGCGAAGAGATTGAAATGACTTGTAATGAAAAAAATGAATTCTATATGCAGACCAAAATGAATAAAATGGGTCATCTATTGCATCAGGATGTAAAGTGGAATTTGCAAAATGATGATAAAAGTATAAAATAA
- the ribE gene encoding 6,7-dimethyl-8-ribityllumazine synthase, which yields MNVIEGKLIAKDLKFGIVAGRFNEFIGGKLLAGALDAINRHGASTDDVDVAWVPGAFEIPLIAKKMAKSGKYDAVICLGAVIKGSTPHFEYVSGEVTKGVASVSLDLEVPVIFGVLTTDSIEQAIERAGTKAGNKGFEAAVSAIEMANLLKQF from the coding sequence ATGAATGTAATTGAAGGTAAGCTTATTGCTAAAGATTTAAAATTCGGTATTGTTGCCGGTCGTTTTAACGAATTTATTGGAGGTAAATTGTTGGCAGGTGCTTTGGATGCTATCAACCGTCATGGAGCTTCTACTGATGATGTTGATGTTGCCTGGGTTCCCGGAGCATTTGAAATTCCATTGATTGCTAAGAAGATGGCAAAAAGTGGTAAATACGATGCGGTTATTTGTTTGGGTGCTGTAATTAAAGGCTCTACTCCTCATTTTGAGTATGTGTCGGGCGAAGTTACCAAAGGAGTTGCGAGTGTTTCTTTAGATTTGGAAGTACCAGTTATTTTTGGTGTTTTAACTACCGATTCTATTGAGCAGGCAATTGAACGTGCTGGAACAAAGGCTGGAAACAAAGGATTTGAAGCGGCGGTATCAGCTATTGAGATGGCTAATTTGTTGAAGCAATTTTAA
- a CDS encoding pseudouridine synthase: MEEKKYGKDRKEKSSFRSKTENDRKPGGANPRFKKDSESRNNQGESEYPRQRRDNSEKPFQRDNARPQSSRRSDGDRSERSSDRRRSGSEEPNRKFGWDSDSRNRNTGSRSENSDRRSSDSNRTSRGSDSRSGSSRKSDDNRSEKDSYRGKPRFGDSTRKFGRDSGSRDHNYGDRSENSDRSSQSSDYRSRSPRKFDDNRSERDSDRRRHRSEDSNFRTRRDSDRSNRGGERSEFTENKKRFADDFDEDQDSTAKPYDRFKNKPDKETLQKKHYSKKKQLAFAKLSGPEDGILRLNKYISNTGACSRRAADQRIEEGRITVNGEIVKEVGSKVNINDVVCMDGKQLEAEAKVYLVLNKPKDFVTTLDDPLGRKTVMDLISHACPERVYPVGRLDRMTTGVLIFTNDGDLTKRLTHPSYNKKKIYHVFLDRAISQEELDQVLTGLELEDGEIKADAISFASDTDKTQVGIEIHSGRNRIVRRIFEHLGYEIEKLDRVLFAGITKKNIPRGKWRFLSEKEVNMLKIY, from the coding sequence ATGGAAGAAAAAAAATACGGGAAAGATAGAAAAGAAAAATCTTCTTTTAGATCAAAAACAGAAAACGATAGAAAACCTGGTGGTGCAAATCCTCGATTCAAAAAGGATTCAGAATCACGCAACAATCAGGGGGAATCAGAATATCCCCGACAACGAAGAGATAATTCAGAAAAACCTTTTCAAAGAGATAACGCAAGACCACAATCATCAAGAAGATCTGATGGTGACCGTTCGGAAAGAAGTTCCGACAGAAGAAGATCCGGATCGGAAGAACCAAACCGTAAATTTGGCTGGGATTCAGATTCACGAAATAGAAATACTGGCAGCAGATCAGAAAATTCTGACAGACGCAGCAGTGATTCCAACAGAACTTCACGAGGTTCTGATTCAAGATCAGGCTCGTCAAGAAAATCTGACGACAACAGATCTGAAAAAGACTCTTACAGAGGAAAACCCCGATTTGGAGACTCAACCCGTAAATTTGGCCGGGATTCAGGATCACGAGATCACAACTATGGCGACAGATCAGAAAATTCTGACAGAAGCTCCCAAAGTTCTGATTACAGATCAAGATCACCAAGAAAATTTGACGATAACAGATCTGAAAGAGACTCAGACAGAAGAAGACACAGATCTGAAGACTCAAACTTCAGAACCCGAAGAGATTCTGACCGCTCAAACAGAGGAGGAGAAAGATCAGAATTTACAGAAAACAAAAAAAGATTTGCAGACGATTTTGATGAAGATCAAGATTCTACTGCAAAACCTTATGATCGTTTTAAAAACAAACCCGATAAAGAAACTCTTCAAAAAAAGCATTACAGCAAGAAAAAACAATTGGCTTTTGCTAAACTATCAGGTCCGGAAGATGGTATCCTAAGACTTAACAAATACATTTCGAACACCGGAGCATGCTCAAGAAGAGCTGCCGACCAACGAATTGAAGAAGGCAGAATAACCGTTAACGGCGAAATTGTTAAAGAGGTTGGCTCCAAGGTAAATATTAATGATGTAGTTTGCATGGATGGCAAACAATTGGAGGCCGAAGCAAAAGTCTATTTGGTTTTAAACAAACCCAAAGATTTTGTAACTACCCTCGATGATCCACTGGGACGAAAAACAGTTATGGATTTAATTAGTCATGCATGTCCTGAAAGAGTTTATCCTGTAGGAAGACTGGATCGTATGACTACCGGAGTTTTAATTTTCACCAACGATGGCGATTTAACAAAACGTCTTACTCATCCAAGTTACAACAAGAAAAAGATTTACCATGTATTTCTTGACAGAGCAATTTCTCAAGAAGAATTAGATCAGGTATTAACCGGACTGGAATTAGAAGACGGAGAAATTAAAGCTGATGCCATTAGTTTTGCCAGTGACACCGATAAAACTCAAGTTGGAATAGAAATTCATTCGGGCCGAAACAGAATTGTACGACGCATTTTTGAACATCTGGGTTACGAGATCGAAAAATTGGATCGCGTACTTTTTGCAGGAATTACGAAGAAAAACATCCCAAGAGGGAAATGGAGATTCCTAAGCGAAAAAGAGGTAAACATGCTTAAAATATATTAA
- the glmM gene encoding phosphoglucosamine mutase gives MALIKSISGIRGTIGGKVGDGLSPLDVVKFSAAYGTWVSRRNNGQKVKVVVGRDARISGEMVDMLVVGTLLGLGIDVVEIGMATTPTTEIAVTEEKAQGGIILTASHNPKQWNALKLLDEKGEFLNDIDGKIVLSIADNEDFLFADVDDLGQLSHINDYTQKHIDHVLALKLVDAEAIKKANFTVAVDAVNSVGGVVIPQLLKALGVENVVELYCKPNGQFPHNPEPLPEHLTEIASVMKEGKADLGFVVDPDVDRLAIVNEDGSMFGEEYTLVACADYVLANTPGNTVSNLSSTRALRDVTEKHGGTYEASAVGEVNVVTKMKENNAIIGGEGNGGIIYPESHYGRDALVGVALILTHMAKTKKKASELRASYPNYFISKNKIQLTPEIDVDEVLVAMKEKYKNEKVNDIDGVKIDFSSEWVHLRKSNTEPIIRIYSESENEDSANQLAEKIISEIEEIIK, from the coding sequence ATGGCATTAATTAAATCAATTTCCGGAATCAGAGGAACGATTGGCGGTAAAGTTGGAGATGGATTAAGTCCTCTTGATGTTGTGAAATTTTCTGCAGCATATGGTACTTGGGTATCACGAAGAAACAACGGACAGAAAGTAAAAGTAGTTGTTGGGCGAGATGCCCGGATTTCAGGCGAAATGGTCGACATGCTTGTGGTTGGAACTCTCTTGGGGCTGGGAATTGATGTTGTGGAAATTGGCATGGCAACTACACCAACTACCGAAATTGCAGTTACCGAAGAAAAGGCTCAGGGAGGTATTATTTTAACTGCCAGTCACAATCCTAAACAATGGAATGCGTTAAAATTGTTGGATGAAAAAGGTGAGTTTTTAAACGATATCGATGGTAAAATAGTTCTTTCTATTGCAGACAATGAAGATTTTTTATTTGCAGATGTTGATGATTTAGGTCAGCTTTCTCATATAAATGATTATACCCAAAAGCATATTGATCATGTTTTAGCACTTAAATTGGTTGATGCTGAGGCAATTAAAAAAGCCAATTTTACGGTTGCTGTTGATGCAGTAAATTCGGTTGGTGGTGTTGTAATTCCTCAATTGTTAAAAGCTTTAGGTGTTGAAAATGTTGTAGAATTGTATTGCAAACCCAACGGACAGTTTCCTCACAATCCAGAGCCACTTCCAGAGCATTTAACTGAAATTGCTTCAGTAATGAAGGAAGGCAAGGCTGATTTAGGGTTTGTAGTTGATCCGGACGTGGATCGTTTGGCAATTGTGAATGAAGATGGAAGTATGTTTGGTGAAGAATATACCTTGGTGGCATGCGCTGATTATGTGTTGGCAAATACACCGGGAAATACTGTATCTAATCTTTCATCAACCCGTGCTTTGCGCGATGTTACAGAGAAACATGGAGGAACATACGAAGCTTCGGCTGTTGGCGAGGTGAATGTTGTTACCAAAATGAAAGAAAATAATGCCATAATTGGTGGTGAGGGTAATGGAGGTATTATTTACCCTGAAAGTCATTATGGCAGAGATGCTTTGGTTGGGGTTGCTTTGATTTTGACGCACATGGCAAAAACAAAGAAAAAGGCTTCGGAGTTAAGAGCAAGTTATCCGAATTATTTTATCTCAAAAAATAAAATTCAGTTAACTCCCGAAATTGATGTTGATGAGGTTTTAGTTGCCATGAAAGAAAAATACAAGAATGAGAAAGTGAACGACATTGATGGTGTTAAAATTGATTTTTCATCGGAATGGGTTCATCTTCGAAAATCAAATACTGAACCAATTATCCGAATTTATTCGGAGAGTGAAAATGAGGATTCTGCAAATCAATTGGCAGAAAAAATTATTTCAGAGATTGAAGAAATCATCAAATAG
- the mdh gene encoding malate dehydrogenase, with protein MKITVVGAGNVGATCANCIAQKELANEVIIVDIKDGLSEGKALDMWQTAPINYYDTRVKGVTNDYAATAGSEVVVITSGLPRKPGMSRDDLIATNAGIVKSVTENVIAHSPDAIIIIVSNPLDVMTYAAFLTAKKASNKVFGMAGVLDTARYRAFLAEELNVSPKDIQALLMGGHGDTMVPLPRYTTVAGIPVTDLIEEDKLNAIIERTKFGGGELVNLMGTSAWYAPGAAAAQMVEAIVRDQKRIFPVCALLNGEYGMKDIFLGVPVVLGKNGIEKVIEVKLNTEEMELLKGSAEAVKSVMKVLDEMNILS; from the coding sequence ATGAAAATTACCGTTGTAGGTGCAGGAAATGTTGGCGCAACTTGTGCAAATTGCATTGCCCAAAAGGAATTAGCAAACGAAGTAATTATTGTTGACATTAAAGATGGATTGTCAGAAGGAAAAGCATTGGATATGTGGCAAACAGCTCCGATTAATTATTACGATACAAGAGTTAAAGGAGTAACTAATGATTATGCAGCAACTGCTGGATCAGAGGTTGTTGTTATTACATCAGGACTTCCTCGTAAACCTGGGATGAGTCGTGATGACTTAATCGCTACCAATGCAGGTATTGTAAAATCGGTTACTGAAAATGTAATTGCACATTCTCCTGACGCTATCATCATTATTGTGTCAAATCCTTTAGATGTTATGACTTATGCTGCTTTTTTAACAGCTAAAAAAGCATCTAACAAAGTATTTGGTATGGCTGGTGTATTGGATACAGCCCGTTACCGTGCTTTTCTTGCTGAAGAATTAAATGTTTCTCCTAAGGATATTCAGGCATTGTTGATGGGTGGACACGGAGATACTATGGTTCCACTTCCTCGTTATACTACTGTGGCAGGTATTCCTGTAACAGATTTGATCGAAGAAGATAAATTGAATGCTATTATCGAAAGAACTAAATTTGGTGGTGGCGAGCTTGTAAACTTGATGGGAACTTCAGCTTGGTATGCTCCAGGTGCTGCGGCGGCTCAAATGGTTGAGGCTATTGTTCGCGACCAAAAAAGAATTTTCCCGGTATGTGCTCTGTTGAACGGAGAATACGGAATGAAAGATATTTTCTTGGGAGTACCAGTTGTTTTAGGTAAAAACGGTATCGAGAAAGTAATTGAAGTGAAATTAAACACCGAGGAAATGGAATTGTTGAAAGGATCAGCAGAGGCCGTTAAATCTGTAATGAAAGTGTTAGACGAAATGAACATTCTATCTTAA
- a CDS encoding retropepsin-like aspartic protease: MKIEIPIEIIELETESFHLLIRCKVNNTHEGDLVIDTGASKTVLDRNFVPAYTLSEYQTSEIKSRGLGEGSLNTEMVKIDSFQLGDLLVNDFHCALIDLGGINEMYMEHCQREICGLLGSDFLLKHGAVIDYGRQILELKII, translated from the coding sequence ATGAAAATTGAGATCCCAATAGAGATAATCGAACTTGAAACCGAGAGTTTTCATCTTTTGATCAGATGTAAAGTAAACAATACTCATGAAGGAGATTTGGTAATTGATACCGGTGCTTCAAAAACGGTTTTAGATCGGAATTTCGTTCCTGCTTACACTCTCTCAGAGTATCAAACCTCGGAAATTAAGTCTCGGGGTCTGGGTGAAGGAAGTTTAAATACCGAAATGGTTAAGATAGATTCATTCCAATTAGGAGATCTTCTTGTAAATGATTTTCATTGTGCACTTATTGATTTGGGAGGAATAAACGAGATGTACATGGAGCACTGTCAGCGGGAAATTTGCGGATTGCTTGGCAGCGACTTTCTTTTAAAACACGGGGCAGTTATCGATTATGGGAGGCAAATTCTGGAATTGAAAATTATTTAA